The Alnus glutinosa chromosome 3, dhAlnGlut1.1, whole genome shotgun sequence nucleotide sequence GATGTGCCACGCCCTGGGGAGAGAGTCTTCTACTTCCCTCAGGGTCACATGGAACAAGTACAGCACACTCTTCGGtttcattgtttttgttttcagcgTTTCCAAATTTCCAAAAATAGATCAAAATCTGCTTTTTATTGTTGCGCGTGTTTTCAAATGTTTTTGCCATATTGGGTTTTGTAGTTGGAAGCATCAACGAATCAGGAGCTGAATCAGCAAATCCCTCTGTTTAATCTTTCTTCTAAGATCCTTTGTCGTGTTCATAACGTTCGGTTACTGGTATTCTATTTCTGATCTTTGTTTCTCCATAtgtctttgttttctgttttctgtaagttggtttttattgtaataattgTTGCTTGGTTAATTCATTTTACAGGCGGAACAAGAAACAGATGAGGTTTATGCACAGATCACTTTGCAGCCGGAACTAGATGTGagaatttatttcacttttgtatttcttatttatttttttgcattgtttggttgctgagaaaacgtggagaaaaaaaaaggtaggtGGACTCGAGAatctttttttcctatttttgttttgttctcccAGTTAAGGAAGAAATGACAAACATAACTTGTTTTGGTTCCCTTAAATTAGaaactttaattttgtttatttactaATTACCGTTAATGAGGAAACATTAAACGGAAATTTCtttagtcatttaattttcatttgcaCAATTTTCTCGGTAATCAATTGGTGCCTAAGAGAAATAGCCTACTCCAGGAATAACGTCTTCAAGTAGAATGAATTTATGTGGTTGTGGTGATATTACAGCGAAGTGAGCCTACAAGTCCTGATGGGTTCTCACCGGAGCTTCCGAGGCAAACGGTTCATTCATTTTGCAAGATTTTGACTGCTTCTGACACAAGCACTCATGGAGGGTTCTCAGTTCTTCGAAAGCATGCCACTGAATGCCTGCCTCCGTTggtaatatcttttttttttttttttttttttttttttttaaaaatttatttattgtttaacATAGAATATGGTCTAATTGTTGATCCAAAGCTTTTCACATGCACTGATTGCTGTTATCATATGATAGGATATGACCCAAGCAACACCAACTCAGGAGTTGGTTGCCAAGGATCTTCATGGGTTTGAGTGGAAGTTTAAGCATATATTTAGAGGTAACACAGTTGTGCAATCACAAGTTTACTTTGTGAACCAATGCTATGTTAGTTTTTCAGTTGCTGGAAGAAGTCCaagtttatttcatttgaacATACTACTCTGAACCCAAGTAGGATTAGATATGTTTCTAGGAACCGAATCCGTTTCCTTGTTCTGTTGCTGGAACTATGTTTTACCTTTCTACTGAATGTTTAGGCCAACCACGGAGGCATTTGCTTACGACAGGATGGAGTAACTTTGTCACTTCTAAGAGATTGGTTGCAGGAGATGCCTTTGTATTTTTAAGGTAAATGAACTAGATGTACCTTACATGCTTTGTTGTGTAGAGTCAGTTGTATGCATCTTGTGGTGGCTTAGCTTAATAACTTGCTGTGTAGGGGTGATAATGGGGAGTTGCGAGTGGGCGTACGTCGTCTTGCTCGCCAGCAGATTCCCATGCCTTCATCTGTGATATCCAGCCAGAGCATGCATCTTGGAGTGCTTGCCACTGCCTCTCATGCAGTTATGACCCAAACCATTTTTGTGGTGTATTACAAGCCAAGGTTTGATTGATGTGTACATTTATTTGTAAATTTAGATATGTATATTAGTTGACCATCTTGTTTATTTAGCTTTGAATTCTTTGGCTTCATGAATTTCTTCAGGACTAGCCAGTTCATTATCAGTGTAAACAAATTTCTGGAGGCTGTTAATAATGCGTTTTCAGTTGGCATGCGCTTCAAGATGAGATTTGAGGGAGAAGACTCTCCGGAAAGAAggtgatagcataacacatgtTTTGGGCATTGGGTCCTACCCTTTTTAATCTTGATCGTTAATTTCAATGTAAAATCTGTTTGGTCAGATTCACAGGCACCATAGTTGGGGTCGGGGATATATCTCCAGAGTGGTCAAAGTCTAAATGGCGATCATTGAAGGTTGAaagaagttttttattttttactttttggtgaaagaaaatattattcaacCAAGGGAAACTATAGAAGTACTGAAAGAATACAAGCAGCTAAGCTGCAGTCTCATTCAACaaaatctcaaaacaaaatagaaactaAATCTCAAATGAACACAGATAAAAGGAAAGGTTGAGAATAGTTTTCATTTACACAGTTAAATGCTGTTTTTGATACTTGTCTGTCCCAACTACTTTGCCGTTTAGGTTCAATGGGATGAACCATCAACAATTCAAAGACCGGAGAGGGTTTCCCCTTGGGAGATAGATCCTTTTGTTGCTTCAGCTTCACTGAACCTTACTCAACCAGCAGTAAAGAGCAAGAGGCCCCGACCTGTTGATATTCCAACTTCTGGTATGAGAAACTATTTTGTCGAGTTCTTTCAATGAACTCTTGGtgtattatatttaatctttatttgtatttatttggaATGTAGAGATCACCACGGCATCACCTTTTTGGTATCATGGATCAACACAGTCCCACGAGTTAACCCAATTGAGTAGTGCTGCTGAAGTCCAAAGCCATGAAACCTGTGCTGTCTGGGCTACTAGGCCTAAAGACATCAATACCAATGGCTCAAGGGTGAGAGCAGAAGGCATGTGGCCCTCTTCTCCGCATATAAATGTCTCTCTAGATCTTTTCTCAGATTCAGCAGAGGATGACAAAACTGTAACAGCACAGTCGACACTTTCTGATTACGTCTCTCCAGTTTCATCAAGACTAAGGAATGGTGTGATACATGACCATGTGGAAAAGGGGACAAAATCTGAGACTTCTCTTGTTTGCCGGTTATTTGGAATTGATTTGTTGACAAAAAACTCTCAGACTACTGCTCCTTCAGACAGGGAACCAGAAATAAGGATGCCTATGGGTAAAGGACCAAGTCCAACTGCAGCATCTGAATCTGATAGGGTGAATAATCTGGATACTTCAAAGTCCCCAAAGGAACAGAAGCAACTCACACCAGATGCATCACTGAGGGAGACACACAGCAAGCAGGGCTCCAGTCTTTCCATGAGAACTCGTACCAAGGTAAAATGTATAGTTATTGCTGCTTCAATTTGGTTTGTTCTGCTGATTGCTCGTATTGTTTCTGATGACAATGAACATCGTTGATCATTGAGAAGGTGCAAATGCAAGGGGTTGCTGTTGGGCGTGCCGTTGACTTGACTGTCTTGAAAGGGTACAATGATCTAATAGATGAACTGGAGAAAATGTTCGAGATAAGAGGGGAGCTTCGTCCACAGAACAAATGGGCCGTCGTATTTACCGACGATGAAAATGACATGATGCTCGTGGGCGATGATCCATGGCTGTAAGCAACATAAATTGATCTCCTTGAGTATTCCATTTCCCATTGTATAGGCATTGGGGTTTAAGTTGTGTTTTCTTTCTCGTTGCAGGGAATTTTGTAAGATGGTGAGGAAGATCTACATATATTCAAGTGAGGAAGTGAAGACCATGAGTTCAATATGTAAGCTTACCGGCTCATCGGTAGAAGGTGAAGGAACTATTCTTAGCTCGGACTCTGGAGC carries:
- the LOC133862714 gene encoding auxin response factor 18 — encoded protein: MAHLEGGPRSSSISHAEPGFGGDDLYAELWKLCAGPLVDVPRPGERVFYFPQGHMEQLEASTNQELNQQIPLFNLSSKILCRVHNVRLLAEQETDEVYAQITLQPELDRSEPTSPDGFSPELPRQTVHSFCKILTASDTSTHGGFSVLRKHATECLPPLDMTQATPTQELVAKDLHGFEWKFKHIFRGQPRRHLLTTGWSNFVTSKRLVAGDAFVFLRGDNGELRVGVRRLARQQIPMPSSVISSQSMHLGVLATASHAVMTQTIFVVYYKPRTSQFIISVNKFLEAVNNAFSVGMRFKMRFEGEDSPERRFTGTIVGVGDISPEWSKSKWRSLKVQWDEPSTIQRPERVSPWEIDPFVASASLNLTQPAVKSKRPRPVDIPTSEITTASPFWYHGSTQSHELTQLSSAAEVQSHETCAVWATRPKDINTNGSRVRAEGMWPSSPHINVSLDLFSDSAEDDKTVTAQSTLSDYVSPVSSRLRNGVIHDHVEKGTKSETSLVCRLFGIDLLTKNSQTTAPSDREPEIRMPMGKGPSPTAASESDRVNNLDTSKSPKEQKQLTPDASLRETHSKQGSSLSMRTRTKVQMQGVAVGRAVDLTVLKGYNDLIDELEKMFEIRGELRPQNKWAVVFTDDENDMMLVGDDPWLEFCKMVRKIYIYSSEEVKTMSSICKLTGSSVEGEGTILSSDSGA